The window ggaggtcttatgcgtttggaacaacatgagggtgagtaattaatgacagaattttcattttttggatgaactatccttttaaggcTTTACTAATTCATAATGTAGAGAGTGTGTAGAAACATGATAAATTAGAAAACTAGACGAGGTAAAATAAACACTGAAGAAATTTTGATGAAATGTCAGAAATTTCTCAAATGAGAGCAATCATGATTAATAGTTGTGATAATTTTTGAGCAAAGTAGTTGTGATTATCATTTTAACCATTATGATGCTGATGAAAGCACTTTTAGCTCATTTCCCGCCAAACCCAGAATTTTCTGGGTTTCTGCGTTCTCATTGTTATATGCCGGGGGACACTATTACGCATCTCCAGAATGAGTCCAGAATTTTCtgatcaaaaacacaaacaagaaAGATGCAGAAATGAGCTCTGTATGTCAGCAGATGTACATGCAGCCATCTAATGCATCTTTTCTCTGATCATTGTACTGAATATGATCCAGATAtagtatttgataaaaaatttattttcttagcTTTTGCTCAAAATTtctcagcttaaaaaaaaacaaaaaaaacaagtgttgacaaaaaatatgttttttttgtttgtttgtataataGTTGAGGCTCTgttctttattttgatgtattgcaTGTTCCAAtatgcatacaacaaaatattacgGGGTCATGAAATTTTAGTGCAAGTGATCAAAAATACTGACGGTGgctggcaacttttttttttttttttttaaacgctggCAGGGAATGAGTTAACTTACCGGTAATTTGAGTGTCATACTGAGCTGCTGAGGACATAGGGTCAATGTAAAAAGACTGATTCCTCTGATCATCAAGTTGAAAGGTCGGCtcaaattcagctttgtttgGATCACTCATTTCTGGGTGTTTATGGGTAAACctgaaatatgtaaaataaaaaaaaataaaaaatatatatattataaaaaaagatgtgggaaaaATCTTTTTGCAGGTAGAGACATGCAATGTTAGTTACCAAACAGTTTTGACAACCATTTTGACcacagtttataaaaaaaaagatttcaaaatgTTCTCTGTGAAACATGAATCCTTTGAGATTTTGTGAATGCTAGTGGCCCAGAAATGGCACACTACACTGTTAAATGCTGCATGTTCGTGTAGCTGATGTTGTGCTCACACTGGTGGTTGGTGCCGCTGTCTCAGTCTCAGCGCCTCCCCCAGTGGAGAATTCTCCAAGCTCTTAAATTTCTCCTGGCATGTCCTCATGTATGACATCTTCCCTCCCAAGTAGCCACAAACACCAGCAACTAACACATATTTAACACATTAATACACACTTTTAATGTTCTGTCTATCAATTATTCATCTCAGTAAGATTAAATTGTACTCACAAGCAACTTTGGGCAAAGATCCAAATCTACCGGAGGCTGCAAGAGCACCTAAAACAAACAGATCAAAACATtgacactactgtttaaaagtttggagtctgtatgattattattattattataattttaattttgttgtcAATTAGGCTCATCCAAGgccacattcatttatttaaataaaaatacaatgaaagagTAATATTGCGAAATCTAACGGTTTTGTATTTTAGGTCCCATTACTCACCTTTAACGtcacatgctccttcagaaatcatgctaaatatttcttataattatcagtgttgaattgtgctgttgattgtgtgtgtgtgtgtgtgtgtgtgtgtgaaaactggtattttatttatttatttatttttcagaacagcatttattttaaatatatattatcctATGCGTAAAGTATAAACCCACCTCTGGAGATAAGGAACTGAGTGAAGGCCATGCTGATGGCAGATATAGGGAGAGCTGTAGGAACGTAGAGAAATAATTCACTCATGATATCAATAAAACCACAAGCGAGATGATGAAAATAAGCACTTGCCATCCACTCACATCTGTACCAGAAGCTTTCCTGATTACACTCCCTGAacactctcctctcctcctctgtgGGGATGTAGTCGATTCCTACGggaccctacacacacacaaacaaacaaataaataaacaaaatatttccattattattattatttattatgacgACTGggctaaaaaaatgttttgcattataaaCCCCTCAAAAATATCACAATGACAAATTTCCAAAACCAGTAAGACAGGTGAGATGTAGCATGCATTCATGCATAATGATGTCTACTGTATTTGTTAGACTACAGAGACCAGCTTCATTCAGCATTACAGTGACCTGGCAACATCACTTTATCATTTTCTGTCTTGTTACGTGATGCTTGTTACCGAACACACCACGACTGAGTTTCCTGGTCGTTCAGGGTCGGCTGGAGACTGCTGGGCCTGGGACATTGTGCCTCCGACGTCTTTGGCTGCAGTACAGTCGCTCTCCAGTCACGCGACgcgaccatagacagtaaaagaaaggacGCGACTCACGCTTAAATGTCAAATCCACTGAAACCTTCTTCCTCGACGGTGCTGCAGGAGTTCATGAGTAACCAGCTTTTAGTGCCGCCATGCGGTTTGACATGGAATAGCAACAAATGACTCTACAACTTATTCTACAACTAATTcctcaaaatataaataacattttaaagccTTAAACTATATATTAACTAATTCACAATCAAATTTTTTTGTAAGTGAATGTAGTCTACTGTACATATCAGTCTTATCAACCACACTTACTAacagtaacatttttttaaagaattctcttctgctccccaagactgcatttatttgatccaaaatactgcaaaaacagtaaagcgttgaaatatttttctaattatttaaaataactgttctccattttaatttattttgacactgaagactgaatcacgggaattaattacattttacactatatttaaatagaaagcagttattttaaatagtaaaactatttcacaatattacatggaggcttgatgagcagaagataattctttaaaaaaaacatgaaatattttgactggtagtgtacatCACATGTAACCTAAGAACACATGTCATAGATCCAGTTCACATTTACCTTCAGACAGTCCCTTACTCACATTTgattatgaatgaataaaattTACATGTTGGGTTTTAAGCTGATTTTCAGCCCTATCTATTTAATTGTCTTATAAACCTTAAACAATGTTGACAAAACCATTTTGCCTGTACCTTGTGTATATGAGTagctattttgtttttctttgagtGAGATGACATAGTGTGATACAGAAAATACAAGCACAATTATTCaagaaactattaaaaataagtgAAAGTAGTCATTTGAATAAAGTTGaattcaaaaaaatctaaataaaattaattaaatttaaattttaaacgtatacatttttaattactgaaaaaaagaacaaaaatcacatttaaaatattaataaatactataataatatataaatgtaaataatactaaatatctCTGAGTCATACTAGTTATTTGTCACATTAATGATATGTGATTTTCTAGGCCCATAAAAGGAGAAGAAAATTGTAATGTATCATTATATTTTTCTGCCATattatatgtttttcttttacatcttttttttttcttttcttttctttgacaCCTTGTGCTCCATAATGCAAATCATAGTTGAGCATCAATATGCCTTGGTCTGGTCTTTGGTTCTAGACTTAAGGCTGGCTAAGCATTGTTTTTCCAGTGCTGAATATATAGAAAATGGCACCACTGACTTAATTTTGCATATGAGATTATAGATTATTAGATCACTAATGATAAATGATATGGTTTAAGTAACTGTGACTGCTGATCTccaaaaacaataacataaatACCCTGACAGAAAAGTTGCTCATAACAGTTAAAATGATTAACCTTAGTGCACTTAAAAAGCACTTGATGTTTTCACAGTTCAGTCATAGATAATTGATTATAGTGAAATATGTCACTTCAAGTAAGTTGATGTACTCTATTCTGTCTCATTATAAGTGGATTTAAAACTGGTTGTTATAGAAGTGAAGATAACTGGACTGAAAACAGTTGGTGGCTCCATTAGTCTAAACTGGACAAATCATTTATTCAGTGTAGTGATCGATCAGAACTGTATCTCTTCTGTCTCTTTTAAGGTCACAGGGTCCGTCTGTTTGTATGTAGACTGGAAAACTGGTGCAGtaactgctagtaaatttcacaattaaataCAAAGAACTGGcaagaaacaaatgtaaaaatgtgacatTATCAAGAACAGAAaaactgttttcttttaaaacGTATAATCCAATAATCTTCATTATATTcgtaactttttaaaatcaatgtATGAGTACCATGTAGACTGACTACATTATCAGGATAAC is drawn from Carassius gibelio isolate Cgi1373 ecotype wild population from Czech Republic chromosome B1, carGib1.2-hapl.c, whole genome shotgun sequence and contains these coding sequences:
- the LOC127948696 gene encoding OCIA domain-containing protein 1 isoform X1 — its product is MSQAQQSPADPERPGNSVVVCSGPVGIDYIPTEEERRVFRECNQESFWYRSLPISAISMAFTQFLISRGALAASGRFGSLPKVAFAGVCGYLGGKMSYMRTCQEKFKSLENSPLGEALRLRQRHQPPVFTHKHPEMSDPNKAEFEPTFQLDDQRNQSFYIDPMSSAAQYDTQITAEPMNVEEDVQKKHILYEELRSKNRENYDKPEPLLKPSPETIQAKRGKKNKYGDTWEE
- the LOC127948696 gene encoding OCIA domain-containing protein 1 isoform X3 produces the protein MSQAQQSPADPERPGNSVVGPVGIDYIPTEEERRVFRECNQESFWYRSLPISAISMAFTQFLISRGALAASGRFGSLPKVAFAGVCGYLGGKMSYMRTCQEKFKSLENSPLGEALRLRQRHQPPVFTHKHPEMSDPNKAEFEPTFQLDDQRNQSFYIDPMSSAAQYDTQITAEPMNVEEDVQKKHILYEELRSKNRENYDKPEPLLKPSPETIQAKRGKKNKYGDTWEE
- the LOC127948696 gene encoding OCIA domain-containing protein 1 isoform X2, which produces MSQAQQSPADPERPGNSVVVCSGPVGIDYIPTEEERRVFRECNQESFWYRSLPISAISMAFTQFLISRGALAASGRFGSLPKVAFAGVCGYLGGKMSYMRTCQEKFKSLENSPLGEALRLRQRHQPPVFTHKHPEMSDPNKAEFEPTFQLDDQRNQSFYIDPMSSAAQYDTQITEPMNVEEDVQKKHILYEELRSKNRENYDKPEPLLKPSPETIQAKRGKKNKYGDTWEE
- the LOC127948696 gene encoding OCIA domain-containing protein 1 isoform X4 translates to MSQAQQSPADPERPGNSVVGPVGIDYIPTEEERRVFRECNQESFWYRSLPISAISMAFTQFLISRGALAASGRFGSLPKVAFAGVCGYLGGKMSYMRTCQEKFKSLENSPLGEALRLRQRHQPPVFTHKHPEMSDPNKAEFEPTFQLDDQRNQSFYIDPMSSAAQYDTQITEPMNVEEDVQKKHILYEELRSKNRENYDKPEPLLKPSPETIQAKRGKKNKYGDTWEE